From a single Pyxicephalus adspersus chromosome 11, UCB_Pads_2.0, whole genome shotgun sequence genomic region:
- the PRPF31 gene encoding U4/U6 small nuclear ribonucleoprotein Prp31, with protein sequence MSLADELLADLEEAAEEEEENLIDEDDLETIEEVQEEMQVDLNAESVKSIAKLLDSKQFAEILAKIEEYVKKQANTSEVLGPVEAAPEYKVIVDANNLTVEIENELNIIHKFIRDKYSKRFPELESLVPNALDYIRTVKELGNCLDKCKNNENLQQILTNATIMVVSVTASTTQGQQLTEEELERIEEACDMALELNQSKHRIYEYVESRMSFIAPNLSVIVGASTAAKIMGIAGGLTNLSKMPACNVMLLGAQRRTLSGFSSTSVLPHTGYIYHSDIVQSLPPDLHRKAARLVAAKCTLAARVDSFHESPEGKVGYDLKEEIERKFDKWQEPPPVKQVKPLPAPLDGQRKKRGGRRYRKMKERLGLTEIRKQANRMCFGEIEEDAYQEDLGFSLGHLGKSGSGRVRQAQVNEATKARISKTLQRTLQKQSMVYGGKSTIRDRSSGTASSVAFTPLQGLEIVNPQAAEKKVAEANQKYFSSMAEFLKVKHEKSGTMTQ encoded by the exons ATGTCATTGGCGGATGAATTGCTTGCGGACCTGGAGGAGGCAGctgaagaagaagaggaaaaccTAATAGATGAAGATGACCTGGAGACTATTGAGGAGGTGCAGGAGGAGATGCAAGTAGACCTAAATGCAGAGTCAGTAAAAAGTATAGCCAAATTGTTGGATAGTAAACAG TTTGCAGAGATTTTGGCTAAGATCGAAGAATATgtcaaaaaacaagcaaacacatCAGAAG TATTGGGTCCTGTGGAAGCTGCTCCTGAGTATAAAGTGATTGTGGATGCAAATAATTTGACTGTGGAAATCGAGAATGAGTTGA ATATCATTCACAAATTTATCAGAGACAAATACTCTAAAAGGTTTCCTGAGTTAGAATCTTTGGTTCCCAATGCCTTAGACTATATCAGAACAGTTAAG GAACTAGGAAACTGTTTGGATAAATGCAAGAACAATGAGAACCTTCAGCAAATCCTGACCAATGCCACTATAATGGTTGTTAGTGTAACTGCATCCACCACACAAGG GCAACAGCTAACTGAAGAAGAATTAGAACGCATTGAAGAAGCATGTGACATGGCACTGGAGCTGAACCAGTCCAAACACAGAATCTATGAATATGTAGAGTCCCGCATGTCTTTCATTGCCCCCAATCTGTCTGTCATCGTTGGAGCCTCTACTGCTGCCAAAATTATGG gcatTGCTGGTGGACTTACAAATCTCTCGAAGATGCCAGCTTGTAATGTCATGCTCCTGGGTGCTCAAAGGAGAACTTTGTCAGGATTCTCCAGCACCTCTGTTCTACCTCATACTGGTTACATCTATCATAGTGACATTGTCCAGTCTTTACCACCG gacttGCATCGGAAAGCAGCTCGGTTGGTAGCTGCCAAATGCACCTTGGCTGCTCGAGTAGACAGTTTCCATGAGAGTCCGGAGGGAAAG GTAGGTTATGATTTAAAAGAGGAGATTGAAAGAAAGTTTGACAAGTGGCAAGAACCTCCTCCTGTCAAGCAGGTAAAACCCCTTCCAGCCCCACTCGATGGACAAAGGAAGAAACGTGGTGGCCGCAG GTACCGTAAGATGAAGGAACGCTTGGGGCTTACAGAAATCCGCAAACAGGCTAACCGAATGTGCTTTGGAGAG atcgaAGAAGATGCATATCAAGAAGATTTAGGTTTTAGTTTGGGGCACCTTGGAAAATCCGGAAGTGGCAGAGTACGTCAGGCTCAAGTCAATGAAGCTACAAAGGCCAGGATCTCCAAAACATTGCAG CGTACATTACAGAAGCAAAGTATGGTTTATGGAGGAAAGTCCACGATCCGAGATAGGTCTTCAGGTACAGCGTCCAGTGTTGCTTTCACACCTCTTCAG GGTCTGGAGATTGTAAATCCACAAGCTGCAGAGAAGAAGGTGGCAGAAGCCAATCAAAAGTATTTCTCCAGCATGGCAGAGTTCCTGAAAGTGAAGCATGAAAAGAGTGGGACAATGACCCAgtga